ACTGCTCCGCACCATCGTCGAGAAGTTCAACGGAGGACCGGCCGGCGTGGATGCCATAGCCGCCGCGATGCGCGAGGACCGGGAGACGATCGAGGATGTCTACGAGCCCTACCTGCTCCAGGAGGGGCTGCTCGAACGGACTTCGCGGGGACGGCTGGCGACCCGGCTCGCCTACGAGCATCTCGGAAAGAAGCTCCCGCAGGGATTGTTTTGAGACGCACTGCAAGAAGCGAAGCGCTGAGTCTCACATCGTTCAGGATTTAGGTATTCGGATTTCGGATTTGCCGTTATGAAGCTTCTCATGCATATATGCTGCGCTCCCTGCGCCGTCTATCCCCTGGCAACGCTGCGCCGGCGGGGGATCGCCGTGGAAGGCTTCTGGTTCAACCCCAACATCCATCCGTATACCGAATACCGGAACAGGCTCGATGCGCTCACCACGCTCCGGTCCCTCTGGAGTCTCGATATCACCTGCATCGATCGGTACGGTCTCGAAGAGTACCTGAGGAATGTGGTGGGCAAGGAGGAGCAGCGGTGCTCCTACTGCTATGCAGTGCGGCTCGAGGCGGCTGCGCGGCAGGCGAAGGAGCGGGGCGCCGACGCCTTCGGGACCTCCCTGCTCGTCAGCCCCTACCAGAAGTTCGATCTGATCACCGCTCTTGGCATGCAGCTCCAGGAACGCTATAATATACTGTTTTTCGGCGAGGACTTCCGCAAGGGATTCAGGGAGGGGAGGGCGACGGCGAAAGAGCTGGGCCTTTACCGCCAGCAGTACTGCGGCTGCATCT
The Nitrospirota bacterium genome window above contains:
- a CDS encoding epoxyqueuosine reductase QueH, coding for MKLLMHICCAPCAVYPLATLRRRGIAVEGFWFNPNIHPYTEYRNRLDALTTLRSLWSLDITCIDRYGLEEYLRNVVGKEEQRCSYCYAVRLEAAARQAKERGADAFGTSLLVSPYQKFDLITALGMQLQERYNILFFGEDFRKGFREGRATAKELGLYRQQYCGCIYSEWERYGKGQASSAGRHVPGEPDGKRVTSKPEAGD